One segment of Streptomyces sp. NBC_00102 DNA contains the following:
- a CDS encoding phosphatase PAP2 family protein, translated as MSSPARTPAQRPGSATIACAVRTGSVCGALALALLVMVATGWAPLTDLDRAVAEGLHRRAVVRPGEVRVARVLTDWVWDPWTARALITVAVVALWWRGARLLAGWIAATMLFSTLLQQGIKAAVGRDRPRWQDPVDSAQYAAFPSGHAMSATVGCGLLLWLLWRARTGTALRSAAVVVACVSVAGVCFTRVYLGVHWLSDVVAGVLFGTSVVAFSVAGHTAYCSRAGRGGRAAGNLSHRS; from the coding sequence ATGTCCTCTCCCGCCCGCACCCCCGCACAACGTCCCGGGTCGGCGACGATCGCGTGTGCGGTGCGGACCGGGTCGGTCTGCGGTGCGCTCGCTCTCGCCCTGCTGGTGATGGTGGCCACGGGCTGGGCCCCGCTGACGGATCTGGACCGTGCCGTCGCCGAAGGTCTGCACCGCCGGGCCGTCGTCCGGCCCGGAGAGGTCCGGGTCGCGCGGGTGCTGACGGACTGGGTGTGGGACCCCTGGACCGCACGCGCCCTGATCACGGTCGCCGTCGTGGCCCTGTGGTGGCGCGGGGCGCGGCTGCTCGCCGGCTGGATCGCGGCGACCATGCTCTTCTCCACGCTCCTCCAGCAGGGGATCAAGGCGGCCGTGGGCCGGGACCGCCCACGGTGGCAGGATCCGGTGGACTCCGCGCAGTACGCGGCCTTCCCCTCGGGTCACGCGATGTCGGCGACGGTGGGGTGCGGCCTGCTGCTGTGGCTGCTGTGGCGGGCGCGCACGGGAACGGCGCTCCGGAGCGCGGCGGTCGTGGTGGCCTGCGTGTCGGTGGCAGGCGTCTGCTTCACCCGGGTCTACCTGGGGGTGCACTGGCTCTCGGACGTGGTGGCCGGGGTGCTGTTCGGCACGAGCGTGGTGGCGTTCTCGGTCGCGGGTCATACGGCGTACTGCTCGCGGGCGGGCCGGGGCGGGAGGGCCGCGGGGAATTTGTCACACCGATCCTGA
- a CDS encoding GNAT family N-acetyltransferase, whose translation MSDISTRWYRPGAIPRAEVHELTEMFTEVADEFVPPLTLRGGTAVTDLRERAPDAPDAPDPGNDYLEEMLRQDLVMARHEGRAAGFVSFRSNHQDPRFADLCPCLYVSTIAVRDRYRRHGIARVLYQELFALPESLPPWIVLRTWSTNTGHLGLLDSLGFATVLRIADDRAAGVDTLYLTIDRTARAADAQAPRGTPVRGSAQ comes from the coding sequence GTGAGCGACATCAGCACACGGTGGTACCGCCCCGGGGCAATTCCCCGGGCGGAAGTGCACGAGTTGACGGAGATGTTCACGGAGGTCGCCGACGAGTTCGTCCCCCCGCTGACCCTTCGCGGGGGGACTGCCGTGACCGATCTGCGTGAGCGCGCCCCCGACGCCCCGGATGCTCCCGACCCCGGCAACGACTACCTCGAGGAGATGCTCCGCCAGGACCTGGTCATGGCTCGGCACGAAGGCCGGGCCGCCGGTTTCGTGTCCTTCCGGAGCAACCACCAGGATCCGCGCTTCGCCGACCTGTGTCCCTGCCTGTACGTGAGCACCATCGCGGTACGCGACCGCTACCGGCGGCACGGCATCGCACGCGTCCTCTACCAGGAGCTCTTCGCCCTCCCGGAGTCCCTGCCCCCGTGGATCGTGCTGCGGACCTGGTCCACCAACACGGGCCATCTCGGTCTCCTCGACAGCCTTGGATTCGCCACCGTTCTCCGCATCGCGGACGACCGTGCCGCCGGGGTGGACACCCTCTATCTGACGATTGACCGCACCGCGCGGGCGGCGGACGCGCAGGCCCCGCGAGGCACCCCGGTGCGGGGGTCCGCCCAGTAG